One segment of Pandoraea pnomenusa DNA contains the following:
- the yihA gene encoding ribosome biogenesis GTP-binding protein YihA/YsxC, giving the protein MSLLHQARFFTTVNHLRDLPPTAVPEVAFAGRSNAGKSSALNILCNQKRLAFSSKTPGRTQHINYFEIAHLEHLYGYLVDLPGYGYAEVGGGVKVHWQQLLGDYLVQRPQLRGLVLVMDSRRPFTDLDCELIDWFLPTGRPIHALLTKADKLTRQEATVVLRDTQKRFAALPRTDGLPSDDPDTPPQFTAQLFSSLKRTGVDAAQRVLEDWLAIPARDGARK; this is encoded by the coding sequence ATGTCCCTACTTCATCAAGCCCGCTTCTTCACGACCGTCAATCATCTGCGCGACCTGCCACCCACGGCCGTGCCCGAGGTCGCCTTCGCGGGCCGCTCGAACGCGGGCAAGTCCAGCGCGCTGAACATCCTGTGCAATCAGAAGCGCCTGGCGTTCTCGAGCAAGACGCCGGGTCGTACGCAACACATCAACTATTTCGAGATCGCCCACCTGGAGCATCTCTACGGCTATCTCGTCGACCTGCCCGGCTACGGCTACGCCGAAGTGGGTGGCGGCGTGAAAGTGCACTGGCAACAACTGCTCGGCGACTATCTGGTGCAACGTCCTCAGTTGCGCGGCCTCGTGCTCGTCATGGACTCGCGCCGACCGTTTACCGACCTCGATTGCGAGCTGATCGACTGGTTCCTCCCGACCGGACGCCCCATTCACGCGCTGCTGACCAAGGCCGACAAGCTCACGCGTCAGGAGGCGACGGTCGTGTTGCGCGATACGCAAAAGCGCTTCGCCGCCTTGCCGCGTACCGATGGCCTGCCGTCGGACGATCCCGATACGCCGCCACAGTTCACTGCGCAGCTGTTCTCGTCGCTCAAGCGCACCGGCGTCGACGCCGCCCAACGCGTGCTTGAGGATTGGCTGGCCATTCCGGCGCGCGACGGCGCCAGGAAATAA
- the hemB gene encoding porphobilinogen synthase, with amino-acid sequence MSSYPLLRPRRMRRDDFSRRLMRENRLTCDDLIYPVFVLDGENRREAVDSMPGVERVSVDELLRVADTCVTLGVPVISLFPNVDASLKTPDGIEATNPDGLIPRAVRELKRHFPDLGVLTDVALDPYTSHGQDGVLDENGYVINDVTTGILVKQALTQAEAGVDIVAPSDMMDGRIGAIREALEAGGHIHTRIMAYAAKYASAFYGPFRDAVGSASNLGKGNKMTYQMDPANSDEALREVALDIEEGADMVMVKPGMPYLDIVRRVKDEFRFPTYAYQVSGEYAMLKAAAQNGWLDHDKVMMESLLAFKRAGADGILTYFALDAARLIRAQA; translated from the coding sequence ATGAGTTCCTACCCCTTGCTTCGCCCGCGCCGCATGCGACGCGACGACTTCTCGCGCCGGCTGATGCGCGAAAACCGCCTAACCTGCGACGACCTCATCTATCCAGTGTTCGTGCTCGACGGCGAGAACCGCCGCGAGGCGGTCGACTCCATGCCCGGCGTCGAACGCGTCTCGGTCGATGAGCTGCTGCGCGTAGCCGATACGTGCGTGACGCTCGGCGTGCCGGTCATTTCGCTCTTTCCGAATGTCGACGCCTCGCTCAAGACGCCCGACGGCATCGAAGCCACGAATCCCGACGGCCTGATTCCGCGCGCCGTGCGCGAGCTCAAGCGACACTTCCCGGACCTGGGCGTGCTGACCGACGTCGCGTTGGACCCATACACCAGCCACGGTCAGGACGGCGTACTCGACGAAAACGGGTATGTGATCAACGATGTGACGACAGGCATTCTCGTCAAGCAGGCGCTCACGCAGGCCGAGGCCGGCGTGGACATCGTGGCACCGTCCGACATGATGGACGGACGCATCGGTGCCATTCGCGAAGCGCTCGAAGCCGGCGGGCACATTCACACGCGGATCATGGCCTATGCGGCGAAGTACGCCTCGGCCTTCTACGGCCCGTTCCGCGACGCCGTGGGTTCGGCATCGAACCTCGGCAAGGGCAACAAGATGACCTACCAGATGGACCCCGCCAACTCCGACGAAGCGTTGCGCGAGGTTGCGCTCGATATCGAGGAAGGCGCGGACATGGTGATGGTCAAGCCCGGCATGCCATACCTCGACATCGTCCGTCGCGTGAAGGACGAGTTCCGATTCCCCACCTACGCCTATCAGGTGAGCGGCGAGTACGCGATGCTCAAGGCCGCCGCACAGAACGGGTGGCTCGACCACGACAAGGTGATGATGGAGTCGTTGCTCGCGTTCAAGCGCGCTGGCGCCGACGGCATCCTGACGTACTTCGCGCTCGACGCAGCACGCTTGATCCGCGCGCAGGCGTAA